Genomic window (Verrucomicrobiia bacterium):
ACCCGCTGGATGCGCGAAAGCAAGGGTGGCTGCATCACCAACAACCACGCTGTCGAAGCTTGTCGCGGCAGCGAGGCTTCGCGCTGGGCGATTGAGCAGGTGCTGCGTCGTGGTTATGGATTGGTCACCGCCTATTACGGCGATCTCGAAGCTGATTTTTCGGAAGGTTGGAAACTCGGCGCACGCGACAGCGTACGCGCCGCATTGCATCCGGACGGAACCAACGCCGTCTTTCGCCCCAACGAATGGGGAGCGATCGGCGCGTGGGCCTGGGGCTTGAGCCGGGCGTTGGATTACCTGGAAACCGACGGCGCGGTGGACGCCCATCGGGTCATTGTCCTGGGGCACTCGCGACTGGGCAAAACGGCGCTCTGGGCGGGGGCCAGCGATCCGCGATTCGCCGCCGTGATTTCAAACAATTCCGGCGAGGGCGGCGCGGCGCTGATGCGGCGGCGTTTTGGCGAGCGCGTTTATCACCTCAACAAAAACTTTCCGCATTGGTTCTGCGGCAACTTCAAAAAATATTCCGAGCGCGAGTCGGATCTGCCCGTGGACGCGCATGAATTGATCGCCCTGATAGCGCCCCGCCCGGTTTACGTTGCCAGCGCGACGAAAGATTTATGGGCCGATCCAATGGGCGAATTCCTCGCCGCCAAAAATGCCGGGCCGGTTTACGCTCTCTTTGGGAAACCCGGGCTGGGCGTGGATCAACAACCCGCCCCCGAGCATCCGGTGGGTGATTTCATCGCGTACCATCTGCGCACCGGCGCGCATGATGTCACCGCGTATGACTGGCAACAGTGGCTGGATTTTGCCGACCGACATTTCCAACGCTGAAGTCATTCAGTAAACTGCTCTCATGCAACGCATCGGCATTTACGGCGGTTCATTTGATCCAGTGCATCTGGGGCATCTGCTCGTGGCGCAGGCCGCGCTTGAAGAGCTTCAGTTGGATCAGTTGTCGCTGATCCCAACGGCGCTGTCTCCGTTCAAACCCGATCGGGTTCCGGCGCCGCCCGCACTCCGATTGCAACTGTTGCGTCTGGCCCTGGCGGGGAAAGTTCATTGTCAGGTGGACGACCAGGAAATCCGGCGCGGCGGCATTTCCTACACGGTTGACACTCTGCGCGATTACGCGCGCCGTTTTCCCGAAGCGAAACGGTTCTGCCTCATCGGCGCGGATAACGTGGCGAAACTCCCGGAGTGGCACGAAGCCAACGAACTGGCGCGGCTGGCGGAATTCGTGGTTGTCCCGCGACCTGGAGACGTGAATGTTCCCTTCCCGGCCCCGTTTCGCGGCCGACGGTTGACCGGTTTTCCGCTGGCGGTATCGTCATCACAAATTCGTGCGCGAGTCAAATCAGGCCAGGCCATTGATCGGCTCGTGCCCGCCGCGGTGGCGGAAGCCATCCGCAACAATCGGCTTTATCTTTGAACCGCACTACGCCACTGTTCCCGCGATGGATGCCAAGAAATTAGCGTTGCTCTGCCGCACCTGCGCCGACAACAAAAAAGCTGAAAACCTGTTGGTGCTCGATGTGCGCAAGCTCTCCAACGTGACGGATTATTTCGTGATCGCAACCGGCACGAGTGCGCCGCACCTGCGCGCGATTGTGGATGAAATTGTGGATTATCTGCGCACCCATCACGAGTTGCGGCCGCACTCCCGTGATGGCAGTGCCACCGCCAATTGGGTCGTGCTGGACTATTTCGACGTAATCGTCCACGTCATGCGCGCGGATGTGCGCGAGCATTATGACCTGGAAGGATTGTGGGGCGACGCCCCCGTGGTGAAACCGCCCGCCGCCCGGAAGCGCGCTTCGCAAACGAAAGCCGGTTCAAAGAAAGCTCCGAAAGTCGCGCGCAAGAAAGCGGCGAAACAATAAGCGGCTATTGCTTGGGCGGAATCTCCGCCGAGGCTTTGACCATTTCGTCCACCAGGTTGCGGAACTCCTCCAACCCCGGCGCGGGAATGATGATGGTGTCGCGCCGTCCGCCCACGTCCTCCGTGATGCGCAGAAAGCGGCCGCGCGGATTCTCCTTCAACGCAAACTGGAAAACCTTGCGTTCGATTTGAATTTGGCCCGACCGCAATGTGTCCTCATTCACCGGCGATTTAAGTGCACCATGCGGTCTAGGCTGACCGTAAGGCGATGGACGCTCATTTGAAATCATAACTCACCTTGAGGATAAACTACTGGTTCCTGCTGTTACAACTCAACATGGTAGATTTGACGACTTCGCCGCTTTGTCAACTGCGGAATTTGAATGAGCCGATCGGGCGCAGTTCATCCGGCGGGTGCGTCACCCGCCAAAAATACGCCGTAACGCCGCTGATCATCAACAGATTCACCACCTGAAAAATCCCGTCCCAAAACCGGAACTGACGTTCCGCCGCCGCCTGTTGTTCCGTGGTTTGGTTCGGCAGATATTGACGGCGATGCAACGAGGAAAGCTTGGGGCTTAACCAGAGACTGCCGATCAAACTCAACAGAAACAGTCCAGTCAGCAGCCCCACCCAAAACCGACGCGGGATGCGGCCTTGGTACAGCCATTCAAACAGCCAATGCGCCCAGGCCACCAACGCGCATATCACCTGCAAATAATAGAGCCGGGTGAAAATGAGCTGCACAATGCCGGTGGATACCTGCCGGAAGTAGCGTCTTCCCAGCAAGGCGAGTGCATCCTGGGAATTCAAGGCCACCAGCAGCGCGGTCGAGCAGAATACGGCGGCGCCCAACCAGAGCGCCGCATTCAGCATTCCCACAAACCGAAGCAGTCTGGTCATGCGGCTACCGTAAGAATTATCCCCTTCCCTGCCAAGTACCGATCTACCGACAGCTGGCGTCGGATGGCTGGCACGGGTCGTTGGGGAGGCATTATTTCAGCCGGTCAAAGTTCT
Coding sequences:
- a CDS encoding RNA-binding protein, with the translated sequence MNEDTLRSGQIQIERKVFQFALKENPRGRFLRITEDVGGRRDTIIIPAPGLEEFRNLVDEMVKASAEIPPKQ
- the nadD gene encoding nicotinate (nicotinamide) nucleotide adenylyltransferase; the encoded protein is MQRIGIYGGSFDPVHLGHLLVAQAALEELQLDQLSLIPTALSPFKPDRVPAPPALRLQLLRLALAGKVHCQVDDQEIRRGGISYTVDTLRDYARRFPEAKRFCLIGADNVAKLPEWHEANELARLAEFVVVPRPGDVNVPFPAPFRGRRLTGFPLAVSSSQIRARVKSGQAIDRLVPAAVAEAIRNNRLYL
- the rsfS gene encoding ribosome silencing factor, which translates into the protein MDAKKLALLCRTCADNKKAENLLVLDVRKLSNVTDYFVIATGTSAPHLRAIVDEIVDYLRTHHELRPHSRDGSATANWVVLDYFDVIVHVMRADVREHYDLEGLWGDAPVVKPPAARKRASQTKAGSKKAPKVARKKAAKQ
- a CDS encoding acetylxylan esterase translates to MPAITHLQNHARAPEISFDQLDHKKRSRGWRRNALAGFGILLMTGSLASAQSDVNQDESKVPDYVLPDALLCANGVRVTTAAQWQNQRRPELFRSFQEEIYGIAPRRPAKITFETTTQVTNAFDGLATRKEVTVWLTGSPDGPSLDLLIYTPNASRQAVPAFLGLNFNGNHAVTTERDVKLSTRWMRESKGGCITNNHAVEACRGSEASRWAIEQVLRRGYGLVTAYYGDLEADFSEGWKLGARDSVRAALHPDGTNAVFRPNEWGAIGAWAWGLSRALDYLETDGAVDAHRVIVLGHSRLGKTALWAGASDPRFAAVISNNSGEGGAALMRRRFGERVYHLNKNFPHWFCGNFKKYSERESDLPVDAHELIALIAPRPVYVASATKDLWADPMGEFLAAKNAGPVYALFGKPGLGVDQQPAPEHPVGDFIAYHLRTGAHDVTAYDWQQWLDFADRHFQR